A single window of Onychostoma macrolepis isolate SWU-2019 chromosome 16, ASM1243209v1, whole genome shotgun sequence DNA harbors:
- the sv2a gene encoding synaptic vesicle glycoprotein 2A, protein MEEGYRDRSAFIKGAKDIAKEVKKQAGKKVGRHVDRVSDEYTKRSYTRFEEDDDDEDYPVQAQDGSYYRSNSRANDDEGAHSDSTEGHDEDDEIYEGEYQGIPRNDSVEKADRQVGGVGQSQFRDKTQYEAERRKDQEELAQQYETILQECGHGRFQWTLYFVLGLALMADGVEIFVVGFVLPSAEKDMCLSEPNKGMLGLIVYLGMMVGAFVWGGLADRIGRRQTLLISLSINSVFAFFSSFVQGYSSFLFCRLLSGVGIGGSIPIVFSYYSEFLAQEKRGEHLSWLCMFWMIGGIYAAAMAWAIIPHYGWSFQMGSAYQFHSWRVFVLVCAFPSVAAIAALTTMPESPRFFLENGKHDEAWMILKQVHDTNMRAKGYPERVFSVTTIKTVKQMDELVDMGGESTAWHQRWRIKLTNLFHQVWSNFLTVFNPEYRRITYMMMAVWFSMSFSYYGLTVWFPDMIKYLQKQEYSSRTKVFIKEKVEHVTFNFTLENQIHRNGEYFNNKFLNLKMKSMVFEDSLFEECYFEDITSSNTFFKNCTFISTLFYNTDLFKYRLINSKLINSTFLHNKEGCMLDFSDENNAYMIYFVSFLGTLAVLPGNIVSALLMDKIGRLRMLAGSSVISCISCFFLSFGNSESAMIALLCLFGGISIASWNALDVLTVELYPSDKRTTAFGFLNALCKLAAVLGISIFQSFVGITKAVPILFASGALAAGSFLALRLPETRGQVLQ, encoded by the exons ATGGAGGAGGGTTACAGAGACCGTTCGGCCTTCATTAAAGGTGCTAAGGACATTGCCAAAGAGGTCAAAAAGCAAGCAGGTAAAAAGGTGGGCCGCCATGTGGACAGGGTGAGCGACGAGTACACCAAACGCTCTTATACCCGCTTCGAAGAGGACGACGATGATGAAGATTACCCCGTGCAGGCCCAGGACGGCAGCTACTACCGCAGCAACAGCAGGGCCAACGACGACGAAGGGGCTCACAGCGACTCCACAGAGGGCCACGATGAGGACGATGAGATCTATGAGGGCGAGTACCAGGGCATCCCCAGAAACGACTCCGTTGAGAAGGCCGACAGACAGGTGGGCGGAGTGGGACAGTCTCAGTTCCGGGACAAGACGCAGTACGAGGCGGAGAGGAGGAAGGACCAGGAGGAGCTGGCCCAGCAGTACGAGACCATCCTCCAGGAGTGTGGCCACGGCCGCTTCCAGTGGACCCTGTACTTTGTGCTGGGTCTGGCCCTCATGGCTGACGGCGTGGAGATCTTCGTGGTGGGCTTCGTACTGCCCAGTGCTGAGAAAGACATGTGTTTGTCTGAGCCCAACAAAGGGATGCTGG GTCTAATTGTGTATCTGGGTATGATGGTGGGTGCCTTTGTGTGGGGAGGTCTGGCTGACAGAATCGGCCGCAGACAGACTCTTCTTATCTCTCTCTCCATCAACAGTGTCTTTGCTTTCTTCTCCTCCTTTGTCCAAGGATACAGCTCCTTCCTGTTCTGTCGTCTGCTCTCCGGTGTGGG GATCGGTGGCTCTATTCCCATCGTGTTCTCATATTACTCTGAGTTTCTGGCTCAAGAGAAGCGTGGTGAGCACTTGAGCTGGCTCTGCATGTTCTGGATGATTGGAGGCATCTACGCTGCTGCCATGGCCTGGGCCATCATTCCCCACTATG GCTGGAGTTTCCAGATGGGCTCAGCCTACCAGTTTCACAGCTGGCGAGTGTTTGTGCTGGTGTGTGCGTTCCCATCCGTCGCTGCTATCGCTGCGCTGACCACCATGCCAGAGAGCCCACGCTTCTTCCTGGAG AACGGAAAACATGATGAAGCTTGGATGATTCTGAAGCAGGTCCATGACACCAACATGAGGGCCAAGGGCTACCCGGAGAGGGTTTTCTCC GTCACCACTATTAAGACGGTGAAACAGATGGATGAGCTGGTTGATATGGGTGGAGAGTCCACAGCCTGGCATCAGCGCTGGAGGATCAAGCTGACCAACCTCTTCCATCAG GTGTGGAGCAACTTCCTAACAGTGTTTAATCCAGAGTACCGGAGGATCACCTACATGATGATGGCTGTGTGGTTTTCCATGTCCTTCAG CTACTACGGGCTGACTGTTTGGTTCCCTGACATGATCAAATACCTGCAGAAACAAGAGTACTCCTCTCGCACAAAGGTCTTCATCAAAGAGAAAGTGGAGCATGTGACCTTTAACTTCACCCTGGAAAACCAGATCCACCGGAATGGAGAGTACTTCAACAACAA GTTCTTGAATCTGAAGATGAAGTCTATGGTATTTGAAGACTCCCTGTTTGAGGAATGCTACTTTGAGGATATCACGTCAAGCAACACCTTCTTCAAAAACTGCACCTTTATCTCCACCCTCTTCTACAACACAG ACTTGTTCAAGTACCGGCTGATCAACAGCAAACTCATCAACAGCACCTTTCTGCATAACAAAGAGGGCTGTATGCTGGATTTCAGCGATGAGAACAACGCGTACATGATCTACTTCGTCAGCTTCCTTGGCACACTTGCTGTCCTGCCTGGGAACATCGTGTCTGCCCTGCTCATGGACAAGATCGGACGTCTAAGAATGCTGG CGGGTTCCAGTGTGATTTCCTGCATCAGCTGCTTCTTCCTGTCGTTTGGAAACAGTGAATCTGCTATGATCGCCTTGCTCTGTCTATTCGGGGGCATCAGCATTGCATCGTGGAATGCCCTGGATGTGCTAACAGTGGAGCTGTACCCCTCGGACAAGAG